The following coding sequences are from one Methanohalophilus halophilus window:
- the mer gene encoding 5,10-methylenetetrahydromethanopterin reductase has protein sequence MSFGIEFVPGDPVLKIAHYAKLAEQQGFDNVWVTDHYNNRDVYTTLAVLAINTNSIKLGTGVTNPYTRNAAITASSIGSINEISGGRAILGLGPGDKATFDAMGIPWDKPLTTTKESIEALRGFLGGEKVEMDGDMIKFGGAKMAFKTGNVPIYMGAQGPKMLELAGQVADGVLINASHPRDFEVAMEKIKAGADKAGRSMDEIDVAAYACFSIDKDAAKAKNAAKVVVAFIVAGSPDMVLERHGIDPASKKDIGAAISKGDFGALMGDLVTDEMMDAFCICGTPEDCKQRINDLKDIGVTQIVAGSPLGPNKEKAIKLIGKEIIGGN, from the coding sequence ATGTCATTTGGAATAGAGTTCGTACCAGGAGACCCAGTTCTCAAAATCGCCCACTATGCAAAGCTTGCTGAACAACAGGGATTTGACAATGTTTGGGTTACAGATCACTACAACAATCGTGATGTTTATACCACCCTTGCAGTGTTGGCTATAAACACCAACAGCATAAAACTCGGAACAGGTGTGACAAACCCATACACCAGAAATGCAGCCATTACTGCATCCAGCATTGGTTCAATCAACGAAATTTCCGGTGGCCGTGCAATCCTCGGTCTTGGACCCGGAGACAAAGCAACCTTTGATGCAATGGGGATCCCATGGGACAAACCATTGACCACAACCAAGGAATCCATTGAAGCCCTTCGTGGCTTTTTGGGCGGTGAAAAGGTTGAGATGGACGGTGACATGATCAAATTCGGCGGCGCCAAAATGGCATTCAAGACCGGCAATGTGCCTATTTACATGGGTGCACAGGGCCCTAAGATGCTCGAACTTGCAGGTCAGGTAGCAGACGGTGTACTGATCAATGCATCCCACCCTAGAGACTTTGAAGTCGCAATGGAAAAAATAAAGGCAGGCGCTGATAAAGCAGGCCGCAGCATGGACGAGATAGATGTGGCAGCTTATGCATGTTTCTCTATCGACAAAGATGCAGCAAAAGCCAAGAACGCTGCAAAAGTAGTTGTTGCTTTCATCGTTGCAGGTTCTCCCGACATGGTGCTTGAACGCCACGGAATCGACCCTGCATCCAAGAAGGATATAGGCGCTGCAATTTCCAAGGGAGACTTCGGAGCACTTATGGGTGACCTTGTAACTGATGAAATGATGGACGCTTTCTGTATCTGCGGAACCCCTGAAGACTGCAAGCAAAGGATCAATGACCTGAAGGACATTGGTGTTACCCAGATTGTTGCCGGCTCACCACTTGGACCTAACAAAGAAAAAGCAATTAAACTCAT